CTTTTTGACGAGATCGTGGTGGGCCTGGGCGTGAATAGCCAGAAGCAAGGCATGTTTGCAGTAGCGCAGCGGCAGCAGTGGATTGAGCGTCTGTTCGCAGACGAGCCACGGGTGCAGGTGCGTACTTTTCAGGGACTTACGGTGCATTTTGCCCGAGAGGTGGGCGCGGGTGTGCTGCTACGGGGCCTGCGTGCAGCGCCCGACTTTGAGTATGAGAAGAACATAGACCTGCTGAACCAGCACCTGGACGAGGGGGTGCAAACCCTCTACCTGATCAGCAGCCCCAGCACAGCCCACATCAGCAGTAGCCTGGTGCGCGAGCTTATCCGCTTCCGGGGGCGGCTGGAGGGGCTGGTACCAGGCTTTATAGCAGCGGATATCTATACAGATAGGCCTTCAGCAAATCTCTGACCCCGGGATACGTGTCTAGCAGGTCGGGGTTCAGGCTAGCCTTGTCTACCCACTTGGCCTCCGTAATCTGCTCCGCCGCCTGCGGAGCCAGTGGGCCCGAAAAGTCTGTCTCCAGCACAAACCAGTAGCCGGTTTTGAAATACCACTCACCCCGCTCCTCATATATGTGGTAGGTCTCTGGCAGCGGCCCCACACGCTGTAGGCCGGTTACGCCCGTTTCTTCGGCTATCTCTCGGCAGGCGGCCTCCAGCAGTCCCTCATCGGGCTCTATCTTCCCCTTCGGCAGGTCCCATCTTCCCCGGCGGTGGATCATCAGCAGGCAATCCTCCTTTTCCACCAGCCCACCCCCGGTTTCTATATAGGCAAACAGCTGGCTGTATTCCTCTATGAAAAGCTCATGATCTGCAGCATCCGCATAGTAGGCCATTTCGCCACTCAGGTGTGCTATATGTTCTTCGCGCAGGGCTTGCAGCTGTGGCAGCAGCTCCATTGCTTTTTTTGACACCTTTGGGTCGTCCGTAAGCACAAGCGCGTGCGCGGCGTGGTAGATTTTAGTTGTTTTGTACTCCATGACGATTGCCCAACAAGTTGCAAATTATCTGCTTCGGATTCACGCCTTCAAGTTCAATCCGACCTCGCCCTATACCTGGACCAGTGGCTGGCACAGCCCCGTGTACTGCGATAATCGCCAAACGCTGGGATACCCCGAGATACGAAGCGCCATCTGCGAAGGTTTGGTAAACCTGGCCAAAACCCACTTTAGCGGCCTGGGTGCCGTGGCCGGCGTAGCTACTGCGGGCATAGCACAGGGCGCACTGGTGGCCGACCGCCTGGCCCTACCCTACGCCTACGTGCGCAGCAGCCCAAAGGCCCACGGCCTGGGAAACCAGATAGAGGGCTTCCTGCCCCCGGGTGCCCCTGTGCTGGTGGTGGAAGACCTGGTGAGCACGGGCAAGAGCAGCCTGAATGCCATAGAGGTGCTGCGTACTGCGGGCCACACCGTGGCAGGCCTGGTGTGTATTTTTTCCTATGGCTTCCCCGCAGCGGCTGGGCTGTTTGCACAGCATGCCGTAGAATGGTATAGTTTGACTAACTTAGAGGCGCTGATAGAGGCAGGCATACAGCAGGGGCAGCTACCCGGGGCCATGGTGGAAACCATTCGCAACTGGCAGCAGGCACCCGAGCTGTGGCAGGCCGCTACCTCATAGCAAGACTTTTTTTTCTGCACCTACTACCCGCAACCAGAATAGAATCTCATCCGTATGGAATTGCTAGAGAACATAAGCCAAGCCCTGATAGATAAAGGAATCGAAAAGCAGGAATATGCCGGCGAAACAACCCTGCTGGTGCCAGAGGCCATCCTGTTCGAAACGCTGGTGCAGCTGAAGGAAAACTTCGGATTTGACTACCTGGTAGATGTAGTGGCCACAGATCACTTCCGGGACGTACAGCGCTTTGAACTGCACTACAACCTAT
This genomic interval from Bacteroidota bacterium contains the following:
- the coaD gene encoding pantetheine-phosphate adenylyltransferase, which gives rise to MKAIFPGSFDPITNGHVEILRRGLMLFDEIVVGLGVNSQKQGMFAVAQRQQWIERLFADEPRVQVRTFQGLTVHFAREVGAGVLLRGLRAAPDFEYEKNIDLLNQHLDEGVQTLYLISSPSTAHISSSLVRELIRFRGRLEGLVPGFIAADIYTDRPSANL
- a CDS encoding NUDIX domain-containing protein, whose amino-acid sequence is MEYKTTKIYHAAHALVLTDDPKVSKKAMELLPQLQALREEHIAHLSGEMAYYADAADHELFIEEYSQLFAYIETGGGLVEKEDCLLMIHRRGRWDLPKGKIEPDEGLLEAACREIAEETGVTGLQRVGPLPETYHIYEERGEWYFKTGYWFVLETDFSGPLAPQAAEQITEAKWVDKASLNPDLLDTYPGVRDLLKAYLYRYPLL
- the pyrE gene encoding orotate phosphoribosyltransferase; the protein is MTIAQQVANYLLRIHAFKFNPTSPYTWTSGWHSPVYCDNRQTLGYPEIRSAICEGLVNLAKTHFSGLGAVAGVATAGIAQGALVADRLALPYAYVRSSPKAHGLGNQIEGFLPPGAPVLVVEDLVSTGKSSLNAIEVLRTAGHTVAGLVCIFSYGFPAAAGLFAQHAVEWYSLTNLEALIEAGIQQGQLPGAMVETIRNWQQAPELWQAATS